One Burkholderia sp. WP9 genomic window, CGTCCACGCGATCGTAGGTATTGAACGCCGAAGTCGCCGTCGAACTCGTGAGGTTCGAATACGAACCCGTCTGGATCGGCACGTTGGTGCCGACCACGATCTTGGCTTCCTCGTTGTCGAGCGTGATGAGGTTAGGCGTGGACAGCACGTTCGCATCGGCGGTCTGCGAGAGCGCCTGCAGCAACGCACCGAGTCCCTGCACACCGAAAATGTTGTGTATCCAGCCGACGTTCAGGCCTTGCTGGAGACTTTGGCCGGCGAGCGCCCCGGCTAGACCACCTGTGGCGCCGGTCGCCGCGGCCGCCGCCGTCAGATTGATGATGCTATTGCTGCTGCCGGTCTGCAGATTGGTGCCGGCAAAGATCGAATTGTTCGCGACCTGCCACTGAATGCCGAGATTGCCGCTCGTGTTCGAGTTCAACTCGACGATCAACGCTTCAAGATAAACCTGAGCGCGCCGTGCGTCGAGCTGGTCGATCACCGCCCGCAAGTTGCGGTACACCGGCTCGGCTGCTGTGATGATCAGCGAGTTGGTCGCGGCGTCCGCCTGGATCATGCCGCCGGGCTGATTGTCGTCGCCCTTTTCCTTCTCGTTACCCAGCAGGCCGCCGGAATTGGAACCACCGCCCGCGCCATAGCCGCCGCCTCCGCTGCCGCCCATCGGCGAGGCCATCGAGCTGCTGCCGAGACCGCCCGAGGGCAGTGGCGGCGTACCCGACGTGCCCGTCGAATTGTTGCCGCCAAGCCCACCGCCGCCGTTCTGGTTGAACGAGTTCGCATCGTTCGAGTTCGCCGACGAGCCCGTGTCGCCGCCTTTGCCGAACATGCCGCGCAAGGTCTTGGCGAGCCTCGTCGCGTCCGCGTTGCGCAGCGGCACGACGTGAATGTTGCCGGGCATCGTGGTCGGCGTGTCGAGTTCCTTCGCCAGTTGCTTCGCTGCCGCGAGGCGCGCACCGTTCGACGCGCGGATCAGCAGCGAGTTGGTGCGCGGGTCGGCGGTGATCGAGACCTTCAGCGTCGCGTCAGTGCTGCCGATCGCGCCCGGGTCGAGCATCTTGGAGAGCTGCGTGGCAATGTCGATCGCATTGGCGTTCTTCAGTTGCACCACCGAAACCGACTGGCCCGCCGCCGTATCCACGCCCGCAATGATCTGGGCGATGCGCCGCACGTTGTCGGCGTAGTCGGTCACTACAATCGTGTTGTTGGCGGGGTAGGCCGCCACGGTATTGTTCGGCGAGATCAGCGGGCGCAGCACCGGCAGCAGATTGTTGGCCGATTCGTTCTTCAGCACGAACACCTGCGTGACCACTTGATCGCCGCGGGCAACAGGCGCGTTGCCCACATAGGTCGGCACGCCTTGCAGCTTGGCGTCCGCCTCGGGCACCACTTTCAGCACGCCGTGGTCTTGCACCAGCGCGAAGCCCTGCATCCGCAACGCGGACTGCAAGGTCTTCAGTGCCTGATCCTCAGGCACCGCATTTTCCGACACAAGATTCAACTGACCCTTCACACGCGGGTCGACGATGATCGTTTTGCCGGTTGCCGCGCCGATCGCCTTGGCCACCTGGTCGATGTCGGCGTTGACGAAGTTGAGTGTCACCTGTGCCTGTGCTGTCTGCGCGGTGATCAAACCAGCCACCAGCAGCGCCGTTGCGACGCGACGCAAAGCCATACGATTTCTTCTCATGGAATAGGGTATTGATGCCGACGGCCGTAGCCGTTGACGGTCATGCAGTGCGGACATGGGAGCAGGCCGCCGCCCTATCGATCTGCCGGCCGGCCTCGCGGGCGTTCATCGCCCTCTCAACCCGCCGCCCGATGTCCGAAAAAAATGAACAGTACCAGTTTTTCATGTCGGATTTGTCACAAAACAGACCGCGCTGTGCGATTCCTCTAAAGATTGCCCTATTTTGTCAAACAATTGAAAGCTAACAGGATGGTCTGTGATGAGCGCGAAAATGCTTCGTTTTCTGCGTGCTTATGTCGGTTAGCCAACTTGACGGAGGTCCGCCTGCCGGTATGATACGAGCCGTTCGAGTCCCTTGTTGCGTGTTGCTGGCGCGGGTTTTCCCCGATGTCCCGTGAATGCCCGGCTGGCGCGGCTCGGCTGCTGTCAGCGGCTGAAGTATGGCCGACGCGATCCCTAACCCACCCTTACGCTTGCACTTTATTTAGTGGTCTTGACCGATGAAACGCTCCCTCGTCACTGTCGCTGCAGGACTTGCCGTGCTGATAGCAGCAGGGTCGGCGCGCGCCGATTGCTTTGACGAAGCGGCCAGGTATCAAAAGGTCAATCCTCTGATTCTGCGCGCAATCGCGTGGCAAGAGTCACATAATAGGCCCGACGCACAGCATAAAAACGCCAATGGCTCGACCGATTACGGCGTCATGCAGATCAATTCGATTCATCTGCCCACACTCGCCCAGTACGGTATCTCGCAAGGCACGTTGATGGAGCCTTGCAAGAACGTCTATATCGCGGCATGGCATCTGCGCCGCCAGATGAACAAGTACGGCAACACATGGCAGGCTGTCGGCGCATACCACTCGGAAACGCCGGCATTGCGGGACAAGTACTCGCAGCAGATCGTCGCGATCCTGCGCAAGTGGAATCTGATGCCGGCTACGCGCTGAGTCGGTCTCCTGAGCCGGCCCGCTGATCTGACTCCATCCGGCCTAATCCGGCCTATTACCCGGCCGTCGCCCGTTTTGATGCACAATGCGGCTTCGTGCTGCCGTCGAGGCTCGAACATCGTTCAGGTCGAGCCGTCATGCGACCCCGAGCCCGGCACGCCTTCCAATCCTCTAGCTTTTCCGTACTGCGATGAACCAGCCGCTATTGCCCGTCACCGTGCTCTCCGGTTTTCTGGGCGCCGGCAAGACCACGCTCCTGAATCACATTCTCGCGAATCGCGCCGGTTTGCGCGTGGCCGTGATCGTCAACGATCTGGCCGCCGTCAATATCGATGCGACGCTCGTGCGCGATGCCGCCGCGCTGTCTCACGTCGAGGAACAACTGGTCGAGTTGTCGAACGGCTGCATCTGCTGCACGCTGCGCGACGATCTGCGGGTCGAGATCAAGCGCCTCGCGGCCGAACAGCGTTTCGACGCGATCCTGATCGAATCGACCGGCGTGGCCGAACCCATGCCGATCGCCGAAACGTTCACCTTCGTCGATGACGAAGGCGCGTCGCTCTCCGACGTCGCGCGGCTCGACACGATGGTAACCGTGGTCGATGCATTCAACTTCCTGCGCGACTACGGTTCGGCCGACGCGCTCGCCGAGCGTGGCATCGCTGCGAGCGAAGAGGACGACCGCACACTCGTCGAGCTGTTGATCGAGCAGATCGAATTCTGCGACGTGTTGGTGGTAAACAAGGCGGATCTGGTCAGCGCGGACGAACTCACGCGCCTGCAGCGCATTCTCGGCCGGATCAACCCGCGCGCGGTACAGGTCGTTGCCCGTTTCGGCGACGTGCCCCTCGCGCAAGTGCTGAACACCGGCCGCTTCGATTTCGACGAGGCGTCGAGCGCGCCGGGCTGGCTGACGTCGCTGAATCATGAGCATGAGCACGGCCATGCGCATCACGGTGAGGCAGACGAATTCGGCATCGGCAATTTCATTTACCGCGCGCGTCGGCCGTTTCACCCGGAACGACTGTGGGCGCTGCTGCATCAGGAGTGGAAGGGCGTTTTGCGCAGTAAAGGCTTCTTCTGGCTGGCTACGCGTAACGATATCGCCGGCTCGCTTTCGCAGGCGGGCGGCGCTTGCCGGCACGGTCCGGCGGGCATGTGGTGGGCCGCTCAGGATCGCAGCGAATGGCCTGACGGCGACGACGAGCTGGCTGCCGAAATCGCCGCGGACTGGTATGGCGAACCGGACGATCTGAGCATTGGTGACCGTCGCCAGGAGCTGGTCATGATCGGCGTCGGCATCGATCCGGCTGTCTGGAAAGCGAAGTTCGACGCGTGTTTGCTGACCGACGAGGAATACGCGCAGGGACCGCAAGCATGGGAGAAGCTCGCCGATCCGTTCCCGGCCTGGGACTTCGACGAAGACGATCACGATCACGAACATGGTCACGACCATCATGACCATGACCACGATCATGGTCACGGCGAAATCGTGCATCGCCACGACTGAGCGCCCTTCGCGTCCCGGCGGGATAGCCGCGACGCTCGTCGCCGCTATCCCTTGCGCAGTGTGCGGACGAAAACGCGCAGGCGAAAAAAAACCCGCCATTGGCGGGTGTCAACTGCCTGGCAGTAATCTGCTTAGCGCTTGTTGACTGCGTCCTTGAACGCCTTACCAGCCGTGAACTTGACGGTCTTGGCGGCCGGGATCTTGATAGTTTCGCCGGTCTTGGGGTTACGACCCGTACGTGCTGCGCGCTTGCCCGAACCGAAGCTGCCGAAGCCGATCAACTGGACCGCATCGCCCTTCGACACAGACTTCTTGATCACTTCAAGCAACGTGTCCAGCGTTTCACCGGTTTGAGCCTTGCTGGCGCCCGTCTGTCCTGCGACGGCGTCGATCAGTTCCTGTTTGTTCATTAAGGTTCCTTTCTGAGTTTAGGTTGACACGAACAGCGCGAACGCGCCGATTATACGTGCGCGGGCCGCGCCGTCGAGCAGCTCCGGCTCCGGATCCCCTCCGGACCAATAGCGCCGGACAGATGACTGTCCGTCGGCCGTGCTGCCGCTCCCTTCGCGGCGCTTGCTATGATAGCGCAGCGCAAACCCAATCA contains:
- a CDS encoding lytic transglycosylase domain-containing protein; translation: MKRSLVTVAAGLAVLIAAGSARADCFDEAARYQKVNPLILRAIAWQESHNRPDAQHKNANGSTDYGVMQINSIHLPTLAQYGISQGTLMEPCKNVYIAAWHLRRQMNKYGNTWQAVGAYHSETPALRDKYSQQIVAILRKWNLMPATR
- a CDS encoding GTP-binding protein; protein product: MNQPLLPVTVLSGFLGAGKTTLLNHILANRAGLRVAVIVNDLAAVNIDATLVRDAAALSHVEEQLVELSNGCICCTLRDDLRVEIKRLAAEQRFDAILIESTGVAEPMPIAETFTFVDDEGASLSDVARLDTMVTVVDAFNFLRDYGSADALAERGIAASEEDDRTLVELLIEQIEFCDVLVVNKADLVSADELTRLQRILGRINPRAVQVVARFGDVPLAQVLNTGRFDFDEASSAPGWLTSLNHEHEHGHAHHGEADEFGIGNFIYRARRPFHPERLWALLHQEWKGVLRSKGFFWLATRNDIAGSLSQAGGACRHGPAGMWWAAQDRSEWPDGDDELAAEIAADWYGEPDDLSIGDRRQELVMIGVGIDPAVWKAKFDACLLTDEEYAQGPQAWEKLADPFPAWDFDEDDHDHEHGHDHHDHDHDHGHGEIVHRHD
- the gspD gene encoding type II secretion system secretin GspD, with product MALRRVATALLVAGLITAQTAQAQVTLNFVNADIDQVAKAIGAATGKTIIVDPRVKGQLNLVSENAVPEDQALKTLQSALRMQGFALVQDHGVLKVVPEADAKLQGVPTYVGNAPVARGDQVVTQVFVLKNESANNLLPVLRPLISPNNTVAAYPANNTIVVTDYADNVRRIAQIIAGVDTAAGQSVSVVQLKNANAIDIATQLSKMLDPGAIGSTDATLKVSITADPRTNSLLIRASNGARLAAAKQLAKELDTPTTMPGNIHVVPLRNADATRLAKTLRGMFGKGGDTGSSANSNDANSFNQNGGGGLGGNNSTGTSGTPPLPSGGLGSSSMASPMGGSGGGGYGAGGGSNSGGLLGNEKEKGDDNQPGGMIQADAATNSLIITAAEPVYRNLRAVIDQLDARRAQVYLEALIVELNSNTSGNLGIQWQVANNSIFAGTNLQTGSSNSIINLTAAAAATGATGGLAGALAGQSLQQGLNVGWIHNIFGVQGLGALLQALSQTADANVLSTPNLITLDNEEAKIVVGTNVPIQTGSYSNLTSSTATSAFNTYDRVDVGLTLHVKPQITDGGILRLQLYTEDSAIVTGTNNAATNPAGPEFTKRSIQSTVLADNGEIIVLGGLMQDNYQVSNSKVPLLGDIPWIGQLFRSEQKTRNKTNLMVFLRPVIINDRGTAQAVTSNRYDYIQGVQGAYKQDNNLMKDNDDPVVPPMPIGPSQGGSPEMNLFDIDKMRRQKLTPPPANGGAVTNGAAVTNGAAATNGAAAQNSPATVGPAVQSSPVTVTPSTESPGVRP
- a CDS encoding HU family DNA-binding protein → MNKQELIDAVAGQTGASKAQTGETLDTLLEVIKKSVSKGDAVQLIGFGSFGSGKRAARTGRNPKTGETIKIPAAKTVKFTAGKAFKDAVNKR